Proteins from a genomic interval of Lacticaseibacillus pabuli:
- a CDS encoding peptide ABC transporter substrate-binding protein: MQLKKYVVGLMTAISAALLIGCGTHKASNHTQEVSVMADDTISTMDPARGTDANSAQTMANVYAGLYRYSGKELVPDMAARQASVSTDKRTYTFTLRHNARWSDGSPVTAADFVYAWRRVVDPATKSDNASLFAGIQNATQITAGKLPASQLGVQATGKRTLVVHLERPLAYFAPLMAQSAFYPVQHRLVRRYADSFGTNNHTVSFNGPFVLGKWDESSNQWTVRRNPHYWDHSRVQLDQIVTRVVKSSGQARKLFDAGKLDDVTLTGAAARGATRSAAFNVVPQNATFYLEMNAQRVPAFGNQQIRQALSQAINRQDFIKKVLGDSSLPAYTVIPTGMTTNTDNGTDFADQAASGVRVYTAYDPIAARDLLQKGMRAVGAKTLRFTIVGSDTDSAKQSLTYLKRSFERLSSNGIKVQVDVQSVALKTRVAMSESHTADTVVSAWNANYPDPSTFLNLFTKNSPYNSGQWSNAQYDRLVARMAATDSTNTKARWRDQLQATKLLTQQLGVIPLYQRGATHLTSTSVKDIFLSPNGIINYIGVSKVNS, encoded by the coding sequence ATGCAGCTTAAAAAGTATGTCGTCGGTTTAATGACGGCAATCAGTGCGGCGCTGCTAATTGGCTGTGGCACGCACAAGGCAAGCAATCATACGCAAGAGGTATCGGTGATGGCCGATGACACGATTAGCACCATGGACCCCGCCCGCGGGACAGATGCCAACTCAGCGCAAACGATGGCGAACGTGTACGCCGGCCTGTACCGCTACTCCGGTAAAGAATTGGTCCCGGATATGGCGGCGCGCCAAGCGTCTGTATCCACCGACAAGCGGACCTATACGTTCACGTTGCGCCATAACGCGCGCTGGAGTGACGGGAGTCCAGTGACCGCTGCGGATTTTGTCTACGCCTGGCGCCGGGTGGTTGATCCAGCAACCAAGTCGGATAATGCTTCCTTGTTTGCCGGTATTCAGAATGCCACGCAGATTACTGCTGGCAAATTGCCTGCCAGCCAATTAGGGGTTCAGGCCACGGGTAAGCGAACACTGGTGGTTCACCTTGAACGACCGCTTGCGTACTTTGCCCCCTTGATGGCACAGTCCGCGTTTTACCCGGTGCAACATCGTCTGGTGCGGCGGTATGCGGACAGCTTTGGCACGAATAATCACACCGTCAGTTTTAACGGGCCCTTTGTATTAGGAAAGTGGGACGAATCTAGCAACCAGTGGACCGTGCGCCGGAACCCGCACTATTGGGATCACTCGCGCGTTCAGCTTGACCAAATCGTAACCCGCGTTGTTAAAAGCAGCGGCCAGGCCCGCAAACTGTTCGATGCCGGCAAGCTAGACGACGTCACGTTGACGGGGGCGGCGGCACGTGGGGCAACCAGGAGTGCAGCGTTTAATGTGGTGCCACAAAATGCGACCTTTTATTTGGAAATGAATGCGCAGCGCGTTCCAGCGTTTGGCAATCAGCAGATCCGTCAGGCCCTCTCACAGGCAATCAACCGTCAGGACTTCATCAAGAAGGTGCTGGGCGATAGTTCGCTCCCCGCTTATACGGTGATACCGACGGGAATGACGACCAATACGGACAACGGGACGGATTTCGCGGATCAGGCGGCGAGTGGCGTTCGTGTCTACACGGCGTATGATCCTATTGCGGCGCGTGATTTGTTGCAGAAGGGGATGCGCGCGGTTGGTGCGAAAACGTTGCGCTTTACGATTGTCGGTAGCGATACAGATAGTGCCAAGCAGTCGCTGACCTATCTAAAACGTAGCTTTGAACGCTTAAGTAGCAACGGGATTAAGGTGCAAGTCGATGTCCAGTCGGTCGCGCTTAAGACGCGAGTGGCGATGAGTGAGTCGCATACCGCAGATACGGTCGTTTCCGCCTGGAATGCCAACTATCCGGACCCAAGCACATTCCTCAACCTTTTCACCAAGAACAGTCCGTATAATAGTGGTCAGTGGTCGAATGCCCAGTACGATCGTCTGGTGGCGCGGATGGCGGCGACAGATAGTACCAACACGAAAGCCCGCTGGCGCGACCAGCTGCAAGCAACGAAACTGTTGACTCAGCAGCTTGGTGTCATCCCACTTTATCAGCGCGGCGCGACGCATTTGACCAGCACCAGCGTGAAGGATATTTTCCTGAGTCCGAACGGGATTATCAATTATATCGGGGTTTCCAAGGTGAATTCCTAA
- a CDS encoding ABC transporter ATP-binding protein has protein sequence MNENQDHFLDVRDVSTAFKINGEFYNAVTDVNLEVKRDEIMAIVGESGCGKSTLATTIMGLHDPQQTKISGEIDFEGQDLLKFDENKYNKVRGNKIGMIFQDPMSALDPLKRVEEQIGEVLVYHTDMNASQRHDRVIELLNQVGIVDPELTAKQFPHQLSGGMRQRVIIAIAIACKPELIIADEPTTALDVTIQAQILDLLRDIQKENHAGIILITHDLGVVAETADRVAVMYAGQIVEIGTTEQIFNHPKHPYTRSLLRAMPQRGSEDDDLYVIQGMVPSLQRMPQDGDRFAPRIPWVKPEEHEAHPVLHDLGDGHEVRCTCYKHFEFPDEERAANESN, from the coding sequence ATGAACGAGAATCAGGATCACTTCCTTGACGTGCGAGACGTTAGCACGGCATTTAAGATCAACGGTGAGTTTTACAATGCGGTAACCGACGTGAATTTAGAGGTTAAGCGTGACGAAATCATGGCCATTGTTGGTGAGTCAGGTTGTGGTAAGAGTACACTTGCGACTACCATCATGGGATTGCATGATCCTCAGCAGACGAAGATTAGTGGCGAAATTGATTTTGAAGGCCAGGATCTGCTGAAGTTTGATGAAAATAAATATAACAAAGTACGTGGCAACAAAATTGGCATGATTTTTCAAGACCCGATGTCAGCACTGGACCCATTGAAGCGGGTCGAAGAACAAATTGGTGAGGTGCTCGTTTATCACACGGACATGAACGCCAGTCAGCGGCATGACCGGGTGATTGAATTACTAAATCAAGTTGGCATCGTTGACCCAGAATTAACCGCAAAGCAGTTTCCGCATCAGCTGTCTGGTGGGATGCGGCAACGTGTCATCATTGCGATTGCGATTGCTTGCAAGCCAGAGTTAATTATCGCTGATGAACCAACCACTGCATTGGATGTCACGATTCAGGCGCAGATTTTGGATTTGCTCCGGGACATTCAAAAGGAAAACCATGCTGGCATTATCTTGATCACCCATGACTTGGGTGTTGTCGCTGAAACGGCTGACCGTGTCGCGGTGATGTACGCCGGGCAGATTGTCGAGATTGGCACTACTGAGCAAATCTTTAATCACCCGAAGCATCCATACACCCGTTCATTGCTCCGTGCGATGCCTCAGCGGGGGAGTGAAGATGATGACTTGTACGTCATTCAGGGCATGGTGCCATCATTGCAACGGATGCCGCAAGATGGTGACCGGTTTGCCCCACGGATTCCATGGGTAAAGCCTGAGGAGCACGAAGCCCACCCGGTCCTGCACGATTTGGGTGACGGCCATGAAGTGCGGTGCACTTGCTACAAGCATTTCGAATTTCCAGATGAGGAGCGTGCAGCTAATGAGTCTAATTAA
- the ffh gene encoding signal recognition particle protein produces the protein MAFEGLTERLQKTFAGLRRKGKINESDVRDAMREIRLALLEADVNFGVVKDFVKRVRDKAVGSEVLDGINASQQIVKIVNDELTATMGEKAVPLNKSDKIPTVIMMAGLQGAGKTTTVGKLAKYLEETEHARPLLIAADVYRPAAIKQLQVVGEQVHAPVFEMGTDTDPREIVRQGMAKAREDHNDYVLIDTAGRLQIDEKLMQELADIKEIAHPDEILLVVDAMTGQAAVDVAKGFNEQLEITGVVLTKLDGDTRGGAALSIRAVTGKPIKFTGQGEKMDALDVFYPDRMANRILGMGDILTLVDKAQKNFDQKQAQELTEKMQANTFDFNDFIEQLDQVSQMGPMEDILKMIPGMANNPALKNFKVDPKDVTHIKAIVQSMTEKERTDPDVLNPSRRRRIAAGSGRPIVEVNRMIKQFGQTKKMMNQMSNGNMAGMDQMMGGGIKGRLGKMAMNRMVKQQRKNKKKRLKNAKRFKS, from the coding sequence ATGGCATTTGAAGGATTAACTGAACGGTTGCAAAAGACCTTCGCCGGTTTGCGGCGCAAGGGTAAGATCAATGAGAGCGACGTCCGCGACGCCATGCGTGAGATTCGTCTCGCGCTACTGGAAGCCGACGTTAACTTCGGCGTTGTCAAAGACTTCGTTAAGCGGGTCCGTGACAAGGCGGTCGGCTCCGAAGTGCTTGACGGCATTAACGCCTCACAGCAAATCGTTAAGATCGTGAACGACGAACTCACCGCTACGATGGGTGAAAAAGCCGTCCCACTGAACAAGTCAGACAAGATTCCAACCGTTATCATGATGGCTGGGCTCCAGGGTGCTGGTAAAACGACCACGGTAGGGAAACTGGCCAAATACCTCGAAGAAACCGAGCACGCGCGGCCATTGCTCATTGCGGCTGACGTTTATCGTCCCGCTGCGATTAAGCAATTGCAGGTTGTCGGTGAGCAAGTCCACGCCCCTGTCTTTGAGATGGGCACGGATACCGATCCACGTGAAATTGTCCGTCAGGGGATGGCCAAGGCACGCGAAGACCATAACGATTATGTGTTGATCGATACGGCCGGTCGCCTGCAGATTGACGAAAAGCTGATGCAGGAACTGGCTGACATCAAGGAGATCGCCCATCCTGACGAAATCCTCCTGGTTGTCGATGCCATGACTGGGCAAGCCGCCGTTGACGTTGCCAAAGGGTTCAACGAGCAACTTGAAATCACCGGGGTTGTCCTGACCAAACTGGATGGTGATACCCGTGGTGGTGCTGCACTGTCAATTCGTGCAGTGACTGGTAAGCCAATTAAGTTCACAGGTCAAGGTGAAAAGATGGATGCGCTGGATGTCTTCTATCCAGATCGCATGGCCAACCGGATTCTGGGGATGGGTGACATCCTGACGCTGGTTGATAAGGCACAAAAGAACTTCGACCAGAAGCAGGCCCAAGAGCTCACCGAAAAGATGCAGGCGAACACCTTTGACTTCAATGACTTTATCGAACAACTCGATCAAGTTAGTCAGATGGGGCCAATGGAAGATATCCTGAAGATGATTCCGGGGATGGCGAATAACCCAGCCCTGAAGAACTTCAAGGTTGATCCGAAAGACGTGACGCACATCAAGGCCATTGTGCAGTCCATGACCGAAAAGGAACGGACTGACCCCGACGTCTTGAATCCAAGTCGGCGGCGCCGGATTGCGGCTGGTTCTGGCCGTCCAATCGTTGAGGTGAACCGGATGATTAAGCAATTCGGGCAAACCAAAAAGATGATGAATCAGATGTCCAACGGTAATATGGCCGGTATGGACCAGATGATGGGTGGCGGTATCAAGGGCCGCCTGGGCAAGATGGCGATGAACCGGATGGTCAAACAACAACGCAAGAATAAGAAGAAGCGTCTCAAGAACGCCAAGCGGTTCAAGTCTTAA
- a CDS encoding KH domain-containing protein, with translation MVEIAPLIEALVKPMVKNPDAISIKAHETADFMAFDLSVAPEDVGNVIGRQGRVAQALRAVVYGVRSPYAKRVRLNIVDSRKKH, from the coding sequence ATGGTCGAGATTGCGCCCCTTATTGAAGCGCTGGTAAAGCCCATGGTCAAAAACCCGGACGCTATCAGCATTAAGGCTCATGAGACCGCTGATTTTATGGCGTTTGACTTAAGCGTTGCGCCCGAAGATGTCGGAAACGTCATCGGCCGTCAGGGACGTGTGGCTCAGGCCTTGCGTGCCGTGGTCTACGGCGTGCGTTCACCATACGCCAAACGGGTACGTCTTAATATCGTAGACTCCCGTAAGAAGCATTAG
- a CDS encoding ABC transporter permease, whose product MWKTILRRVLIMIPELIILSILVFLLAKLMPGDPFTGSINPRLGQAQIHHLMRINGLYDPWYQQYWNWVVHLFHGNLGTSYEYHEPVIDLIKQRGANTLYLAVFTMVLTYVIGLPLGIYAGKHEGKLQDTLVQIYTYVTMAIPYFVVLVVGIWIFGYGLNLFPTAGSVSPQANGFGPTLLSRIGHILLPGLLGALFGTVNIVQYLRSEVIDSKHSEYVRTIRAKGVPMPAIYRHHIFRNSLLPIAAFAGYSITGLLGGSIFTEMVFSYPGMGLLFLNAINFRDYTVITALVLLYGFLNLLGTLLSDIVLSIVDPRIRVS is encoded by the coding sequence ATGTGGAAAACAATTTTACGACGGGTACTCATCATGATTCCCGAACTCATTATTCTTAGCATACTGGTTTTCCTGCTTGCTAAGCTGATGCCTGGGGATCCATTTACTGGTTCCATTAACCCACGTTTGGGGCAAGCACAAATTCATCATTTGATGCGGATTAATGGGTTGTATGATCCTTGGTACCAGCAGTACTGGAACTGGGTGGTGCACTTGTTCCACGGCAATCTTGGGACGAGTTATGAATACCACGAACCTGTTATCGACTTGATCAAGCAACGTGGGGCTAACACCTTGTACTTGGCGGTCTTCACCATGGTTCTGACCTATGTTATCGGTCTGCCACTTGGTATTTACGCCGGCAAGCACGAAGGCAAGCTTCAGGATACCTTGGTCCAGATTTACACCTACGTCACGATGGCTATTCCTTACTTCGTTGTCCTGGTTGTCGGTATTTGGATCTTTGGTTACGGCTTGAACCTCTTCCCAACGGCGGGGTCCGTGTCACCACAAGCAAATGGCTTCGGCCCGACGCTACTATCGCGCATCGGGCATATCCTCTTACCAGGATTACTGGGGGCGCTGTTCGGGACGGTTAACATCGTCCAGTACCTGCGTTCTGAAGTCATTGATTCAAAGCATTCGGAATATGTCCGGACGATTCGGGCCAAGGGTGTCCCAATGCCGGCTATCTACCGTCATCATATTTTCCGGAACTCACTGCTGCCAATCGCGGCATTTGCGGGTTACTCCATTACCGGTTTACTGGGTGGGTCAATCTTTACTGAAATGGTCTTCTCATATCCCGGCATGGGCCTGCTGTTCTTAAACGCAATTAATTTCCGTGACTACACCGTTATCACGGCACTGGTTTTACTCTATGGATTCTTAAACTTACTGGGCACACTGCTGTCAGATATTGTCCTGAGCATCGTGGATCCTCGGATTCGAGTCTCATAA
- a CDS encoding ABC transporter ATP-binding protein: protein MSLIKVDNLQVHYPIRGGFWNRVVDNVLAVDGVSFEIEPGETFGLVGESGSGKSTTGKAIVGLEKATAGTITYDGQDVTKKSERTHMDYNRDVQMIFQDSLSSLNPRKRIENIIAEPLQNFEHLSKEDEKLRVLQLLDIVGLGPDALYKYPYQFSGGQRQRIGVARAVATNPKLIIADEPVSALDLSVQAQVLNFMKKVQRELGVSYLFISHDLGVVRHMCTTIAIMHRGRLVEIGSRDDIYNHPLHIYTRRLLAAIPETNVDHREEHRQHRAEIEQEYQEDQAFYYAEDGSAFPLTKVSDTHQVALPPDKLAELEKQRG, encoded by the coding sequence ATGAGTCTAATTAAAGTCGATAATCTGCAGGTGCACTACCCAATTCGCGGCGGTTTCTGGAACCGAGTCGTGGACAACGTGCTTGCTGTCGACGGGGTCAGTTTTGAAATTGAACCAGGCGAAACATTTGGTCTGGTAGGTGAGTCTGGCTCCGGTAAATCTACAACTGGCAAGGCAATCGTCGGGTTGGAAAAGGCCACGGCAGGAACAATCACATATGACGGACAGGACGTCACAAAGAAATCAGAGCGGACGCACATGGATTACAACCGTGACGTGCAAATGATTTTTCAGGACTCACTGTCCAGTCTCAATCCGCGCAAACGGATTGAAAACATCATCGCCGAACCACTGCAAAATTTCGAGCATTTGAGCAAAGAGGACGAGAAGCTGCGTGTCTTGCAACTGCTGGACATCGTTGGCTTAGGACCGGATGCGTTATACAAGTATCCCTACCAGTTCTCTGGTGGTCAGCGCCAGCGTATTGGCGTTGCGCGTGCCGTTGCAACGAATCCGAAACTAATCATTGCAGATGAACCTGTTTCCGCGCTGGATCTATCCGTGCAGGCGCAGGTGCTGAACTTCATGAAGAAAGTGCAACGTGAACTCGGCGTTTCTTACTTATTTATCTCCCATGATTTAGGGGTTGTCCGTCACATGTGTACGACAATCGCCATCATGCACCGTGGCCGTTTGGTTGAAATCGGTAGCCGCGACGACATCTATAATCACCCGCTACACATTTACACGCGCCGCCTACTTGCTGCAATTCCGGAAACCAATGTGGATCATCGCGAAGAACACCGTCAGCACCGGGCTGAGATTGAGCAAGAGTACCAAGAAGACCAAGCGTTCTACTATGCTGAAGATGGTTCTGCATTTCCACTGACCAAAGTTTCTGACACACATCAGGTTGCTTTGCCACCAGATAAACTGGCTGAGCTAGAAAAGCAGAGGGGGTAA
- a CDS encoding ABC transporter permease has protein sequence MDSKIDRHSSISAEDLARLNKEAEQEAAPSALKITWNEFKADKPALISLIIILTFFIFVGVASLFINVPKMMQTNFMAYYNQPFTKDFWLGADSGGKSIAKQLIVGSRNSIGIAIGLTVISSTFGICWGMVSGYFGGMADLVMQRVYDFMMIIPMLMTIIVIVTIIPSYTAITLTLILSCFYWMGTSRLIRSRTLAETQKDYVQASKAFGTSNVKIIFREIMPNISSLIIVDTTLSFAENMGVETGLSYLGFGLPMGTPSLGTLIANANDPENITNYWWTWLPAALEIIILCLAISYIGQVLRRTLNAAQRRGTEDEK, from the coding sequence ATGGATAGCAAAATTGATCGTCATAGTTCCATATCTGCTGAAGACCTCGCCCGCCTGAATAAAGAGGCAGAGCAAGAAGCTGCACCATCAGCATTAAAAATTACTTGGAACGAATTTAAGGCTGACAAACCAGCATTAATTTCCTTAATTATTATTTTGACTTTCTTCATCTTTGTGGGCGTTGCTTCACTGTTTATTAACGTTCCAAAGATGATGCAGACAAATTTTATGGCTTACTATAACCAGCCATTCACTAAAGATTTTTGGCTGGGTGCCGATTCAGGTGGTAAGTCCATTGCCAAGCAACTCATTGTTGGGTCACGCAACTCAATTGGGATTGCAATTGGTTTGACCGTGATTTCATCCACGTTCGGGATTTGCTGGGGCATGGTCTCAGGCTACTTCGGCGGTATGGCAGATTTGGTCATGCAACGTGTATATGATTTTATGATGATTATTCCAATGCTCATGACCATCATCGTCATTGTGACCATCATTCCTTCATACACTGCCATCACGTTGACCTTGATTCTGTCCTGCTTCTACTGGATGGGGACTTCGCGTTTGATCCGGTCACGGACCCTGGCTGAAACGCAGAAGGATTACGTGCAGGCGTCAAAGGCATTTGGCACGAGCAACGTGAAGATTATCTTCCGTGAAATCATGCCAAACATTTCATCGCTGATTATCGTTGATACAACTTTATCCTTCGCTGAAAACATGGGGGTTGAAACTGGGCTCTCATACCTGGGCTTTGGGTTACCGATGGGGACACCATCATTAGGGACCTTGATTGCGAATGCTAACGACCCTGAGAACATCACCAATTACTGGTGGACTTGGTTGCCAGCCGCACTCGAAATTATCATTCTATGTTTGGCCATCAGCTACATTGGTCAGGTTCTACGTCGGACATTAAACGCTGCACAACGGCGTGGTACGGAAGACGAAAAATAG
- the rpsP gene encoding 30S ribosomal protein S16, producing MSVKIRLKRMGSKKNPFYRIVVADSRSPRDGRFIEQLGYYSPLTEPVTIKLDNDATLAWLQKGAQPSDTVRTILSTEGIMKKYHEARFTK from the coding sequence ATGTCAGTTAAGATCCGTTTGAAGCGCATGGGTTCAAAGAAGAACCCATTCTACCGTATTGTTGTTGCCGACAGCCGTTCCCCACGTGACGGCCGTTTCATCGAACAGCTCGGTTACTACAGCCCACTTACAGAGCCAGTTACCATCAAGCTTGATAACGATGCTACTTTGGCATGGCTCCAGAAGGGTGCTCAGCCATCCGATACTGTCCGCACGATTCTTTCTACTGAAGGTATCATGAAGAAGTATCACGAAGCACGCTTCACCAAGTAA
- the trmD gene encoding tRNA (guanosine(37)-N1)-methyltransferase TrmD has product MKIDVLTLFPDMFAPLEQSLIGKAVEDDKLSLNLVDFRKYSHDKHNHVDDTPYGGGAGMLLKPEPIFEAMDDINAADTGKKRVILLDPAGRKFDQAAAAELAQEDHLVFICGHYEGYDERIRTLVTDEFSLGDFVMTGGEIASMAMIDATARLIPGVLGNSVSPETDSFQNGLLEYPQYTRPPEYRGMDVPFVLQNGNHKLIAEWQLKESLRRTYTRRPDLLVGLELDKTGKRLLREVKTEEHTKQIEAEQQK; this is encoded by the coding sequence ATGAAAATTGATGTCTTAACACTGTTCCCAGACATGTTTGCGCCATTGGAACAGTCGCTGATTGGTAAGGCCGTTGAAGATGACAAGCTGTCACTGAACTTGGTCGATTTCCGCAAGTACAGCCACGATAAGCATAATCACGTGGATGATACGCCTTATGGGGGCGGAGCGGGGATGCTGCTGAAGCCGGAGCCCATCTTTGAGGCCATGGATGACATTAATGCGGCGGATACTGGCAAAAAACGGGTCATCCTGCTTGATCCAGCTGGTCGCAAGTTTGACCAGGCTGCCGCAGCAGAACTGGCACAAGAAGACCACCTCGTCTTCATTTGCGGTCACTATGAAGGTTACGACGAACGGATTCGCACCCTGGTCACCGATGAGTTCTCTCTCGGCGACTTTGTCATGACGGGTGGCGAAATTGCATCGATGGCGATGATTGATGCGACGGCACGACTCATTCCTGGTGTGCTGGGCAACAGCGTTTCACCTGAGACTGACAGTTTCCAGAACGGACTGTTGGAGTACCCGCAGTACACACGCCCACCAGAATACCGGGGGATGGATGTGCCGTTCGTTCTGCAAAATGGGAACCACAAGTTGATTGCTGAATGGCAATTGAAGGAAAGTTTGCGGCGGACTTACACGCGACGTCCTGACTTGTTAGTCGGGCTTGAGCTGGATAAAACCGGCAAACGGTTGCTCCGTGAAGTGAAGACAGAGGAACACACCAAACAGATAGAAGCAGAACAACAAAAATAA
- the rimM gene encoding ribosome maturation factor RimM (Essential for efficient processing of 16S rRNA) yields MPEFYHVGKIVNTHGIKGEVKVVATTDFPETRFKKGAKLVILGKTTTPVTITSSRVHKGTVLMTFDGYQDINEVLPFKGQLLGVREADLDQTDLEDNEYFYKDIIGLNVQDADGNEIGTVSEILSPGANDVWVVKRRGKQDLLLPYIESVVLRVDVSNKLTVVDIPEGLDPDEN; encoded by the coding sequence ATGCCTGAGTTTTACCACGTCGGCAAAATTGTTAATACACACGGGATTAAGGGAGAGGTCAAGGTTGTTGCGACGACCGACTTTCCCGAGACTCGCTTTAAGAAGGGTGCCAAGCTTGTCATTTTGGGCAAGACCACAACGCCCGTCACCATTACATCCAGTCGGGTGCACAAGGGGACGGTACTCATGACTTTCGATGGTTACCAAGATATCAATGAAGTTCTCCCGTTTAAGGGTCAACTCCTTGGTGTTCGAGAAGCCGATCTGGACCAGACTGACCTTGAAGACAACGAGTACTTTTATAAGGATATTATCGGTTTGAACGTTCAGGATGCAGATGGCAACGAAATTGGTACCGTGAGTGAAATACTCAGCCCGGGTGCTAACGATGTGTGGGTGGTCAAACGCCGCGGCAAGCAGGACTTACTCCTGCCATACATCGAGAGTGTTGTTTTGCGGGTTGATGTGTCGAACAAACTGACGGTGGTTGATATTCCGGAAGGGCTGGATCCAGATGAAAATTGA